In Melopsittacus undulatus isolate bMelUnd1 chromosome 6, bMelUnd1.mat.Z, whole genome shotgun sequence, the following proteins share a genomic window:
- the MASP1 gene encoding mannan-binding lectin serine protease 1 isoform X2, which translates to MWGTVAGRGRRDLHGKCQTAPDAHTHRRTHAHKSPDRDKADSGALGRRQSRPLQTNRQSFTPNPRANPPSSKMRYPMTWAFCALLLYTVEAIELTDMFGEIQSPNFPDSYPSDSEVTWNISVPDGFKIKLYFMHFDLESSYLCEYDYVKIEAEDQELATFCGRETTDTEQAPGQQVILSPGPYMGLTFRSDFSNEERFTGFDAHYTAVDVDECLEKSDEELACDHYCHNYIGGYYCSCRFGYILHSDNRTCKVECSDNLYTQRSGVVTSADFPSPYPKSSDCLYRIKLEDGFFITLSFEDSFDVEDHPEVTCPYDYIKIKAGNREFGPFCGEKSPGRIETQTNSVQILFHSDNSGENRGWKLSYTAIGNPCPLVQPPINGKIEPSQAKYTFKDQVVISCNTGYKVLKDNLESDSFQIECLKDGTWSNKIPICKTADRADNQTEGRAGSEQVAA; encoded by the exons ATGTGGGGAACGGTTGCAGGCAGGGGAAGGCGTGACCTGCATGGAAAATGCCAGACAGCTCCAGACGCACACACACATAGGCGCACACACGCTCACAAATCTCCGGACAGAGATAAGGCGGACAGCGGAGCACTCGGGAGGAGGCAAAGCCGTCCCCTGCAAACCAATCGTCAATCCTTCACACCAAACCCACGAGCAAACCCTCCTAGCAGCAAAATGAG GTACCCTATGACATGGGCCTTCTGTGCCTTGCTGCTCTATACAGTGGAAGCCATTGAGCTGACGGACATGTTTGGGGAGATCCAGTCTCCCAACTTCCCAGATTCCTATCCCAGTGACTCGGAAGTGACATGGAACATCTCTGTGCCTGACGGATTTAAAATCAAGCTGTACTTCATGCATTTTGACTTGGAGTCCTCCTACCTCTGTGAATACGATTATGTGAAG ATTGAAGCTGAGGACCAGGAGCTGGCAACCTTCTGCGGCAGGGAGACCACAGACACTGAGCAGGCTCCTGGCCAGCAAGTGATCCTGTCCCCGGGGCCCTACATGGGGCTCACTTTCAGGTCTGATTTCTCCAATGAGGAGCGCTTCACCGGCTTTGATGCCCATTACACTGCCGTGG ATGTGGATGAGTGCCTGGAGAAAAGCGATGAGGAGCTGGCCTGTGACCACTACTGTCACAACTACATTGGCGGGTACTACTGCTCCTGCAGGTTCGGTTACATCCTCCATTCCGACAACAGGACCTGCAAAG TGGAGTGCAGCGATAACCTGTACACCCAGAGGAGCGGGGTGGTCACCAGCGCCGACTTCCCCAGCCCCTACCCCAAGAGCTCGGACTGCCTATACCGTATCAAGCTGGAGGATGGTTTCTTCATTACCCTTAGCTTTGAGGACAGCTTCGATGTGGAAGACCACCCTGAGGTGACCTGTCCTTATGACTACATCAAG ATCAAAGCTGGAAATAGGGAGTTTGGCCCTTTCTGTGGAGAGAAGTCCCCAGGACGCATTGAAACCCAAACCAATAGTGTTCAGATCCTCTTCCACAGTGACAACTCTGGAGAGAACAGGGGCTGGAAGCTGTCATACACAGCAATTG GAAACCCATGCCCACTGGTGCAACCGCCAATCAATGGGAAAATTGAGCCTTCCCAAGCCAAGTACACCTTCAAAGACCAGGTTGTCATCAGCTGCAACACCGGATACAAAGTACTGAAG GATAACCTGGAAAGCGACTCCTTCCAGATAGAGTGTCTAAAGGATGGGACGTGGAGTAACAAGATCCCTATCTGCAAAA CTGCAGATAGAGCCGACAACCAGACAGAGGGAAGAGCCGGCTCGGAGCAAGTGGCCGCCTGA